The sequence TGCTTAAAGCTTTCAAGCCCAGCAAAAAACTCTCAGCCATATACGCCCCCCCTAAAAACACCACGCCAAGCACCGCACAAGACAGGGCACTTAAAGACAGCCCCACCTCGTGCAAGCCGTAATACAAAAAGAAAAGCTGGATGAGTAGGGGGGTGTTTCTAGCTAATTCGCTATAGCCCCTAGCAAGGCTTTTTAAGACTTTGGGCTTAAAAAACAAGCATAAAGCCACCAAAAAGCCTAAAAGAGTTGCCCCCAAAACGCCAAAAAAGGAAATCTCTAAAGTGAGAGCAAGACCACGCCCAAACAGGGGCAGAGCGTGGCGGACAAACTGCCAATCTAAATCCAAAGCCTAACCTTTCGCAAACTTAAAGTCTGCTAAAAGCCCCTATCTTAGAGAAATAAGCTAAGGCTAGGCTTAAAGGCTACAGCGCCATTTTCTCCATTAGGTGGAAGTTCATGTAGCGGTAAATCTCCTCCTTGCGGGCACTGAGCTTGTCTGCCACTAGGTCTAAATACTCTTTGGGCGTGGGGATTTTACCAAGCAGAGCACACACCGCCCCAAGCTCGGCACTGCCTAAATACACCTGTGCGCCCTTGCCCATGCGATTGTCAAAATTGCGTGTGGAAGTGGAGAACACCACGGCGTTATCTCGCACCCTTGCCTGATTACCCATACACAAGCTGCAGCCGGGCACTTCGGTGCGCGCCCCCGCTGCCCCAAAAATGGCAAAATAGCCCTCTTTTATGAGCTGTTGCTCGTCCATTTTCGTGGGGGGCACCACCCAAAGGCGGATGGGGGTTGCCCCCGCCCCCTTGACAATCTCGCCAAAGGCTCTAAAATGCCCGATATTCGTCATACAACTGCCGATAAACACCTCATCAATCTTTTGGGGGCGTTTGGGGTTGTTTAGCACCTCGCTTAAAGTCGCCACATCGTCCGGGTCATTGGGGCACGCCACAATGGGCTCTTTAATCTCGTTTAAGTCAATCTCAATCACGGCGGCGTATTCAGCGTCCGCATCTGGCTCAAGCAAGATGGGGTTGTCAATCCACTCTTGCATTTTGGCCGCCCGTCTTTTTAAGGTGTCTTTATGCTCGTAGCCACTTTCTACCATTTGCTCTATGAGCTGAGTATTTGAGCTCAAATACTCAATGATGGGCTCTTTATTTAAACGCACGGTGCAAGCGGCGGCACTCCTTTCAGCACTCGCATCGCTGAACTCAAAGGCTTGCTCGATTTTAATGTCGCCCAAGCCCTCGATCTCTAAAATCCGCCCATTGAAAATATTTTTCTTGCCCTTTTTCTCCACGGTGAGCAAGCCCTGCTTAATGGCGTAGTAAGGAATGGCATTCACCAAATCCCTTAGAGTGATCCCCGGCTGCATTTGCCCCTTAAAACGCACCAACACCGACTCGGGCATGTTTAAGGGCATCGTGCCGGTTACCGCCGCAAAGGCGACTAAGCCACTGCCGGCGGGAAAACTAATGCCGATAGGAAAACGCGTGTGGCTGTCTCCGCCCGTGCCTAAAGTGTCGGGTAGTCCCATGCGATTTAGCCAAGAGTGGATAATGCCATCTTTAGGTTTTAAAGCCACGCCCCCCCTACTGGTGAAAAACTGGGGCAAGGTGGCTTGCAAGCTCACATCGGCAGGCTTGGGGTAAGCGGCAGTGTGGCAAAAGGATTGCAGCACAAAATCCGCCTCAAAGCTAAGGCTGGCTAGCTCTTTAACCTCATCTCTAGTCATCGCTCCTGTGGTGTCTTGGCTGCCTACGGTGGTGGTAACAGGCTCGCAGTAAGCCCCGGGGCGCACCCCTGCCACGCCGCACGCCCTGCCGACCATTTTTTGCGCTAGGGTGTAGCCTTTATTGCTCTCAGCGGGTTGCTTTGGGCTGGCAAAGACGCTCGAAGTGCCTAAGCCTAAGAATTTACGGGCTTTATTGGTTAAGCCTCGCCCAATAATTAAGGCGATACGCCCCCCAGCGCGAAACTCATCGGCTAGGGTGGCGGGCTCTAAATTAAAGCGGCTCACCACCTGCCCTTGTTTATGGATTTCGCCCTTGTAAGGATAGACTTGGATAATGTCGCCCTCGTGTAAATCCTTGACATCAGCCACTAAGGGCAATGCACCGCTGTCCTCACAAGTGGCAAAGAAAATCGGGGCAATGACCCCCCCGATCACCACGCCCCCCGTGCGTTTATTCGGCACAAAGGGAATGTCCTGCCCAAAGTGCCACATCAAAGAGTTGGTCGCACTCTTACGCGAGCTGCCCGTGCCGACCACATCGCCCACATACACCACCGGCACGCCCTTAGATTTGGCTTTTTCTAGCCTTTGGGCGGTGTTTTCAATGCGGTTTTTAAGCATCGCATTGGCGTGTAGGGGTATGTCGCTACGGGTGAAAGCATCGCTAGCTGGGCTTAAATCGTCCGTGTTGGTTTCGCCATCGATTTTAAGAACGCATAGCTCTAATTTCTCAGGCAAAGCAGGCTTGTTTAAAAACCATTCAGCATTCGCCCACGACTCTAGCACTTCTTTAGCTAGGGTATTGCTCTTGCTTAAATTGGCGATGGTTTCAAAAGAGTTATAGACAAGAAGCGTAGATTTTAAGGCTTGGCAGGCTTCTTTAGCCACTTCTGTATCTGTGCTTTGCAGGGCTAAAATCAGGGGGGCGACATTGTAACCGCCTAGCATTGTGCCTAAATAACGCACCGCCTCTAGGGGGCTAAAATACGAACACGCACATTTTTTCAACGCCACTTGCCCTAGAAACTCGGCTTTGACCTGTGCGCCTTCATCGACCCCGGGGCTCACCCTGTGGATCAATAAATCCTTCGCAAAAGCACATGCATCGCTGTTTGTGGAGTGCATTAAAATCTCCACCACGCTTTGCACTTGCTTGGCACTTAAAGGCAAGGGGGGGATATGCTCTTTTGCCCTCTCTTGCAGGGCGGCCTGGTATTCTTGTAAAAAGTCCATGAAACTCCTTTGGATAGTGTTCTTGAGTATATAATAACTAACTTCTATGAATTTTTGACTCCACTATGTCCATTTGTGGTTGTGGGGGCTTAAGATTGTGTAAAAAGGTTTGGCATGCGTTTTGGAAAAATTGATTATTTGAATTTGCTCCCCTTTGACATTTTCATCAAGGGCTACCCCACGCCCTCAAGTTTCAAGCAATGCTTAAACCACAGAAAATCCTACCCTGCCAAGCTCAACCACGACTTCTTTTTTAGGCGTATCGATGCAGGCTTTATCTCGTCTTTGGCAGGGTATGATTCTTGGCGTAAAAAGCAGGTTACCTCCTGTGCCATCATTGGCAATAAAAAGGTTTTAAGCGTACTAGTGCTGTTGCAAGAAAAAGAAGGTTTAGACGCGCAATCGGCGACTTCTAACGCCCTGTGCCAAGTCTTGGGGCTTAAGGGGCAAGTGCTCATCGGGGATAAAGCCCTGCGTTTTTACCACCAGCCCCAGCCCAAGAGCGATTTTGTGGATTTAGCCACGCTGTGGCACCAAAAAACGGGCTTACCCTTTGTCTTTGGGCGTTTTTGCTACCAAGCCCATGGCAAGTTTTATACAAAAATGGCAAAAGCCTTTTATCAAAGACCCATTAAAATCCCCCATTATATCCTAGAGCAAAGAGCCAAGCAAAGCGGGCTAAATCGGGGGCAAATTCTGTACTACTTAAAGCACATTTTATACAGAGTACGCCCCAAAGAAGAGTTTTCTTTGCACTGCTTTTACCGCCAAGTGCGTTTGAAAAGAGTCCCTAGACCTAGACGCTTTTAGGGGCAAAGAGCGATTCAGCAAGCCAGCTTAAAAACCCCAGCACATAAAAGCTTAGGCGAGCTTCGTTGAAACGCTCCACTTGAAAGAGCGTGGACGCACTCAACAGAAAGATTAAAATCCCCACTGCCAAAACCCATAGATTCGTGTATTCGTAAAGCCCAAAGTGATTAGGGTATTTGGCAAGCAGGCACAAGAGCCACACCAGCCCCAAACAAAAGAGCGTAAAATCCCCATAGGCTAGCCAACTAGAGTCTAAAAGATAACTTTGTAAACCCAAAGCAAAGATAAAAAATAAACAAGTATTGATAGACGGGGCGAAAAAGAGCAGGGTTTGTGTTAGGGGGCTGTCCTGCCACTTGAGCAAAAAGCGCCCCAGCCCCAAGATGCCAAAGGCGATGAAAAAGAACAAAGAGAGTAAAAAGCCTTCAAGCTGGCTTAAACTTGGGGGGTGTAGGTATAGGTAAATAAAGAGCGCACCGCTGGCTAGGGCAACAAGTTTGGGGGGGATATGGCGTTCTTTGCGCCACAAGGAGTGCAAGAGATACACCAAAGAGAGCACAGCCCCGCCTAAATAAAACCCCCAAATCAGGGGTTTGTAAAAACCCTTGTTTAAAATGCTAAAGAATTGCGCAAACGAGTGGTTAAAACTTGTGCACAACAGGGTTAAGGCCGTGATCACAAAGAGCACAAAAAAGAGCGAGGAGAGCACCATTTGGCAGAGAGTGGGCTTATGCATCAGTAGTTTTTACTAATGAAACTTTGCACGCCATCGGCAATCCCTTGGGCGAGCCATTGCTCATAGCGTTTGTCTTGGATGCGTTTGGACTCTTTGGGGTTGGAGTTGTAGCCAATCTCAATCAAGATCGAGGGCATTAAAGCCCCCGCAAGCACCCAAAAGGGCCCCTCGCGCACGCCCCCATCCACCACGCCTTTATAATGTTTGCGCAATTTGTTTAACATCCCAAACTGCACATCAATGGCAAGTTTATTTGAGATGATGAGCCTTTGTGAGTTAAGAGAGTTTAAGAAAGAGAGTTTGGAGAAATAGTCCATGATTTTGACATCATCTTGGTTTTCCTGCTCGGCGACCTTGCGCGCCCGCTCGCTTCTAGCAGTGGAGAGAAAATAGGTTTCAATGCCCTCGGGGTTGGTGGGGGCGTTTTTGGGGATAGAATTGGCGTGTATGGAGATAAACAAGTCGGCGTTATTGTTGTTGGCAAATTCGGTGCGGGCTTTCAGGCTGATATAAACATCCTTTTTACGCGTCATATAGACTTTATAGCCCCTTTTGGCTAATTCTTGTTGTAAGTCCTTAGCCACGGCGAGCACAATGCGCTTTTCGCAAACATGGTTGACCCCCAACGCCCCGCAGTCATGCCCGCCATGCCCGGGGTCGATCACTACCTTAAACTGCTTCAACTCTTTGGGGTTGGATTCTAAAATCCGCACCTTTTGGCGCACCAAAGGGTGGGTTTGGATAAAAATATACAAGTGGTTGTGGGCGATTTTGTAGCTGTAGGCGGTGTTCTTATTCCAAGTGATCCAAATTTGCGTGGTTTTATGGTGGTGGACGATTTTAATAGCACTCTTGTTGGCGAAGTGGTAGCGTCTAGGTGGGGGTTGAAGCTGGGCTTGCACCCGCAATAGGGCCTTAAAATGCGCAAAGCGGGTTTCTTGCAACACATGGCGGTTGATGGGCTGGTTAAAGGTGATTCTAAAAGAACTCACCCCAAAGGGGACGACATTGATGATTTTAAGCGTGTGTGCGCCCAGGGTACAGACAAAAAGGCAGAGAAAAAGGAAGCGCACCTTTAGCCTTGGGTCAGCTCTTGCACGAGTTCGTGTACGCTGATGATCTTTTCAATGCGGTATCCATTGGCCCCCGTGAAATACAGCCCCTCCGCGCGGTTGCCCTGATGTGCCCGCCCGAGTCCATCGGCGATACAATAGCCTACATTGCGGGCTTCTTCACCTCTATTGCAAGGGCTCACACAATTGCTCACGCAGGCGATCTTAGGGGCATTGCCCTCTTTGATGCGCTCTAAAACTCCCGTGTTGATCGCGCGGGCGGGGTAGCCCACGGGGGATTTAATAAGCAAAATATCCTCTTTTTTCAAGGCGGGCAAAATCTCAGCGTAGACCTTGGCATCGCACTCCTTCGTGCCTAAAAAGCGGGTCGCCATTTGCACCCCGCTTGCCCCTAGACTTAGCATGGTGTCTATGTCCTTCCTATCCCAAATGCCCCCAGCGGCGATGATGGGGATGTCCCCCCACTCCTTGGCCGCCTCCACAATACCCGGGACCAAATGTTCTAGCTGGAACTCTTCCTTGAAACAATCCTCGTATTTGAAACCCTGATGCCCACCGCTCAAAGGCCCCTCTACAACCACGGCATCGGGGATTTTCTTATAACGCGCACTCCAGCGCTTGCAAATGATTTGTAAAGCCTTGATTGAAGAGATGATGGGGACTAGAGCCACGCTAGGAAAGTCCTTGGTAAACTCGGGCATGTTTGTGGGCAAGCCTGCCCCTGTGATGATGACATTTGCCCCCGCCTCACAAGCGTCCCGCACCACGCGCCCATATTCGTTGATGGCGTGTAGGATATTCGCCCCCAAGGGTTTAGCCCCACAAATTTTACGGGCATTTTTAAAGATTTCATTTAGGGCTTGTTTGGAGTAGAAGTTCAAGGCTTCAAAGGGCTTTTTTGCCACGATCTTCTCCACATAGCGCATGTTCTTGTAATAGCCCGTGCCCACCGCCGAGATCACGCCTAAAACGCCCTCTTTGGCGGCGTTACCAGCCAATTCATCCCAACTGATCCCCACGCCCATGCCCCCTTGAAAAATGGGATATTGGATCGTGTGTTTGCCGATTTTGAGCGGTTTTAATGTAGAAATCATGCGGTCTACTTTAGCGAATAATGGCTTTTAAAAATTTTCGTTTACCCACTTGCACGACATAGGTGCCGGCAGAAAAGTGAAATTGTTCGTCTAAAAGCACTTCTTGATCGATCTTTACGCCTCCTGCCCTGATATCGCGTCTAGCTTGCGAAGTGGAAGGGCACAAGCGCGCCTCTTTAAGCACTTGGGCGATCCAAACCCCTGCGCTAAACTCCATTTGCGCCAAATCATCGGGGATTTGCTTTTGGCTAAAGATGAGATCAAAGGCGGCTTTAGCCCCTTGTGCCTGCTCTTTAGAGTGCAAGCGGGCGGTGATCTCTAGGGCTAGGTTCTCTTTCGCTGCCTTGGGGTGCAAAGCCCCCTTTTCTACCCCCATTTTAAGCTCTGCAATTTCTGCGCTCGTTTTGCTGCTTAAAAGTTCGTAGTAACGCCACATCAAGGCATCACTGATGCTCAAAAGTTTAGCATACATGCTCTTAGCCTCTTCGCTCACCCCGATGTAATTGCCTAAACTCTTACTCATTTTAGCCACACCATCCAAGCCCTCCAAAAGGGGCATGGTCAGCACGCTCTGCTCCTTAGACAAGCCATAAGCTCTTTGCAAAAACCGCCCCACGAGCAGATTAAACTTTTGATCGTTGCCCCCAAGTTCAATATCACTTTGTAGTGCCACGGAGTCGTAACCTTGCAAAAGCGGATACATGAACTCAACCATACTGATGGGCTTATTTTCCTTGTGGCGTTTTTCAAAGTCATCTCTTTCAAGCATTCTAGCCACTGAGAATTTAGAAGTCAATACCAACAAGCCCTCCGCCCCCAGCGGGCTTAGCCACTTGGAGTTGAAACAAACCTCAGTCAAGGCGGGGTCTAAGATTTTAAACACCTGTTGCTCGTAGGTCTTAGCGTTGGTTAAAACTTCTTCAAAACTTAGAGTCTTTCTCGTTTCGCTCTTGCCACTGGGATCGCCAATCGTGGCGGTGAAATCTCCGATCACAAACTGCACCTTTGCCCCGTGTTTTTGTAAAGTGGCGAGCTTATTTAAAAGCACGGCATGCCCTAGGTGCAAATCGGGAGCTGTTGGGTCAAAGCCCGCCTTCGCGCTGAAACGCTCCCCTGTGGTGTAGAATTTTGCCACTAGGCTTTGCAAATACTCCAAGCCGATGCACTCGCCCATGCCTCTTGTGATGTCTGCCATCGCCTCTTGAACACTCATATCTATCCTTTAATCCTGATAGGCATCTTTAATGCTGCTAAACTCTGTTAAACGGTCTTTATACTTGTGGGTGAGTATGTCCTTAAACTCCCCGATTTCTTTTTTACCCGTGTATTCAAAGAGAATTTCGCAATTTGTGGAGTATTGCCCATGGCTAGCATACTGCACCCTTACAATGCTACAATCGTTTTTTATCAAAAAATTTAAGATTTGCAAAAGGCTGTCTTTCGTGCTGCCTATATAGATAATGATCTTAAAAATCTCTCTGTCTTTCTTGCTCCAAGCAATGAAGACCATCGGTAAACCTATATCGATGTCCTCGCAACCATTTTTACAAAGTTTCGTGTGTACCACAACCTTATGGTCTTTAATACTGGG is a genomic window of Helicobacter sp. NHP19-012 containing:
- the tyrS gene encoding tyrosine--tRNA ligase — encoded protein: MSVQEAMADITRGMGECIGLEYLQSLVAKFYTTGERFSAKAGFDPTAPDLHLGHAVLLNKLATLQKHGAKVQFVIGDFTATIGDPSGKSETRKTLSFEEVLTNAKTYEQQVFKILDPALTEVCFNSKWLSPLGAEGLLVLTSKFSVARMLERDDFEKRHKENKPISMVEFMYPLLQGYDSVALQSDIELGGNDQKFNLLVGRFLQRAYGLSKEQSVLTMPLLEGLDGVAKMSKSLGNYIGVSEEAKSMYAKLLSISDALMWRYYELLSSKTSAEIAELKMGVEKGALHPKAAKENLALEITARLHSKEQAQGAKAAFDLIFSQKQIPDDLAQMEFSAGVWIAQVLKEARLCPSTSQARRDIRAGGVKIDQEVLLDEQFHFSAGTYVVQVGKRKFLKAIIR
- a CDS encoding nitronate monooxygenase, which encodes MISTLKPLKIGKHTIQYPIFQGGMGVGISWDELAGNAAKEGVLGVISAVGTGYYKNMRYVEKIVAKKPFEALNFYSKQALNEIFKNARKICGAKPLGANILHAINEYGRVVRDACEAGANVIITGAGLPTNMPEFTKDFPSVALVPIISSIKALQIICKRWSARYKKIPDAVVVEGPLSGGHQGFKYEDCFKEEFQLEHLVPGIVEAAKEWGDIPIIAAGGIWDRKDIDTMLSLGASGVQMATRFLGTKECDAKVYAEILPALKKEDILLIKSPVGYPARAINTGVLERIKEGNAPKIACVSNCVSPCNRGEEARNVGYCIADGLGRAHQGNRAEGLYFTGANGYRIEKIISVHELVQELTQG
- a CDS encoding MqnA/MqnD/SBP family protein translates to MRFGKIDYLNLLPFDIFIKGYPTPSSFKQCLNHRKSYPAKLNHDFFFRRIDAGFISSLAGYDSWRKKQVTSCAIIGNKKVLSVLVLLQEKEGLDAQSATSNALCQVLGLKGQVLIGDKALRFYHQPQPKSDFVDLATLWHQKTGLPFVFGRFCYQAHGKFYTKMAKAFYQRPIKIPHYILEQRAKQSGLNRGQILYYLKHILYRVRPKEEFSLHCFYRQVRLKRVPRPRRF
- a CDS encoding N-acetylmuramoyl-L-alanine amidase family protein; protein product: MRFLFLCLFVCTLGAHTLKIINVVPFGVSSFRITFNQPINRHVLQETRFAHFKALLRVQAQLQPPPRRYHFANKSAIKIVHHHKTTQIWITWNKNTAYSYKIAHNHLYIFIQTHPLVRQKVRILESNPKELKQFKVVIDPGHGGHDCGALGVNHVCEKRIVLAVAKDLQQELAKRGYKVYMTRKKDVYISLKARTEFANNNNADLFISIHANSIPKNAPTNPEGIETYFLSTARSERARKVAEQENQDDVKIMDYFSKLSFLNSLNSQRLIISNKLAIDVQFGMLNKLRKHYKGVVDGGVREGPFWVLAGALMPSILIEIGYNSNPKESKRIQDKRYEQWLAQGIADGVQSFISKNY
- the acnB gene encoding bifunctional aconitate hydratase 2/2-methylisocitrate dehydratase, with the protein product MDFLQEYQAALQERAKEHIPPLPLSAKQVQSVVEILMHSTNSDACAFAKDLLIHRVSPGVDEGAQVKAEFLGQVALKKCACSYFSPLEAVRYLGTMLGGYNVAPLILALQSTDTEVAKEACQALKSTLLVYNSFETIANLSKSNTLAKEVLESWANAEWFLNKPALPEKLELCVLKIDGETNTDDLSPASDAFTRSDIPLHANAMLKNRIENTAQRLEKAKSKGVPVVYVGDVVGTGSSRKSATNSLMWHFGQDIPFVPNKRTGGVVIGGVIAPIFFATCEDSGALPLVADVKDLHEGDIIQVYPYKGEIHKQGQVVSRFNLEPATLADEFRAGGRIALIIGRGLTNKARKFLGLGTSSVFASPKQPAESNKGYTLAQKMVGRACGVAGVRPGAYCEPVTTTVGSQDTTGAMTRDEVKELASLSFEADFVLQSFCHTAAYPKPADVSLQATLPQFFTSRGGVALKPKDGIIHSWLNRMGLPDTLGTGGDSHTRFPIGISFPAGSGLVAFAAVTGTMPLNMPESVLVRFKGQMQPGITLRDLVNAIPYYAIKQGLLTVEKKGKKNIFNGRILEIEGLGDIKIEQAFEFSDASAERSAAACTVRLNKEPIIEYLSSNTQLIEQMVESGYEHKDTLKRRAAKMQEWIDNPILLEPDADAEYAAVIEIDLNEIKEPIVACPNDPDDVATLSEVLNNPKRPQKIDEVFIGSCMTNIGHFRAFGEIVKGAGATPIRLWVVPPTKMDEQQLIKEGYFAIFGAAGARTEVPGCSLCMGNQARVRDNAVVFSTSTRNFDNRMGKGAQVYLGSAELGAVCALLGKIPTPKEYLDLVADKLSARKEEIYRYMNFHLMEKMAL
- a CDS encoding amino acid ABC transporter permease, with the protein product MDLDWQFVRHALPLFGRGLALTLEISFFGVLGATLLGFLVALCLFFKPKVLKSLARGYSELARNTPLLIQLFFLYYGLHEVGLSLSALSCAVLGVVFLGGAYMAESFLLGLKALSKVQFESALSLGLSRWQSLYYVLLPQSLAISLPSLGANVIFLLKETSVVSAIALADLMFVAKDLIGIYYKTNEALVLLVLAYLVVLLPLSLLFTRLEKHYKGRAC